From Acipenser ruthenus chromosome 23, fAciRut3.2 maternal haplotype, whole genome shotgun sequence, the proteins below share one genomic window:
- the LOC117431329 gene encoding small ribosomal subunit protein uS11, giving the protein MAPRKGKEKKEEQVISLGPQVAEGENVFGTCHIFASFNDTFVHVTDLSGKETICRVTGGMKVKADRDESSPYAAMLAAQDVAQRCKELGITALHIKLRATGGNRTKTPGPGAQSALRALARSGMKIGRIEDVTPIPSDSTRRKGGRRGRRL; this is encoded by the exons ATGGCTCCTCGTAAGGGTAAGGAAAAGAAGGAAGAGCAGGTGATCAGCCTGGGACCTCAGGTTGCTGAGGGCGAGAATGTTTTCGGAACCTGCCACATCTTTGCTTCCTTCAATGATACCTTCGTTCATGTCACTGACCTGTCTGGCAA GGAAACAATCTGCCGCGTGACTGGTGGTATGAAGGTGAAAGCCGACAGAGATGAGTCCTCTCCTTACGCTGCTATGTTGGCAGCTCAGGATGTGGCTCAGAGGTGCAAGGAGCTGGGCATCACTGCCCTGCACATCAAACTGCGAGCAACTGGAGGCAACAG AACTAAGACCCCCGGACCTGGTGCGCAGTCTGCACTCAGAGCCCTGGCTCGTTCTGGTATGAAGATTGGACGTATCG AGGATGTGACCCCGATCCCATCAGACAGCACCCGCAGAAAGGGTGGCCGTCGCGGACGTCGTCTGTAA
- the LOC117413310 gene encoding HLA class II histocompatibility antigen gamma chain-like, with amino-acid sequence MSQEQLMENEATPPGEHTVLIRSERDSSNRGWKIGGFTLLGLLLIAGQAITVYFVMAQKGQISSLQEHTDILKKQLNNQQHAPLSPPKKLRMPMFNMPMLVSDSADEKPKKIPMTPLEDTATVSLEKQVKGLLQQEDPDQTLPQFNETLLDNLKSLKEQMNSSDWKGFESWLRHWLIFQMAQKKPAQPTIAPVQTTTPMEESGVQSKCQLEASSPSVHPGVYRPQCDEEGNYLPKQCWSSTGYCWCVDKNGDELAGTRTRSGLDCNFGLRRLAMPSFPAMKMIDKDN; translated from the exons ATGTCGCAAGAACAGCTAATGGAGAACGAAGCTACCCCACCGGGAGAGCACACCGTTCTGATTAGGAGTGAaag AGACTCCTCCAATCGTGGCTGGAAGATCGGTGGATTCACCTTACTGGGGCTGCTTCTGATTGCTGGCCAGGCGATCACTGTTTACTTTGTGATGGCGCAGAAGGGACAGATCTCCTCCCTGCAGGAACACACAGACATACTGAAGAAACAGCTCAACAACCAGCAGCATGCTC CCCTGTCTCCTCCCAAGAAGCTGCGTATGCCCATGTTCAACATGCCCATGCTGGTCAGCGACTCTGCTGATGAGAAGCCCAAGAAGATCCCCATGACG CCCCTTGAGGACACAGCCACAGTGAGCCTGGAGAAGCAAGTCAAGGGCCTGCTGCAG CAGGAGGACCCTGACCAGACCCTGCCCCAGTTCAACGAGACTCTGCTGGACAACCTGAAAAGCCTGAAGGAACAGATGAATAGCTCCGATTGGAAG GGTTTTGAGTCCTGGCTCCGTCATTGGCTGATCTTTCAGATGGCCCAAAAGAAACCAGCTCAGCCCACCATAGCTCCAGTGCAGACCACCACCCCTATGGAAG AGTCTGGCGTGCAGTCCAAGTGTCAGCTGGAAGCCTCATCCCCCTCTGTTCATCCCGGTGTTTACCGTCCGCAGTGTGATGAGGAGGGCAACTACCTGCCCAAGCAGTGCTGGTCCAGCACCGGATACTGCTGGTGTGTGGACAAGAATGGAGACGAGCTGGCCGGAACCAGAACCCGCAGTGGTCTGGACTGCAACTTTG GCCTGCGCAGGTTGGCGATGCCCAGCTTTCCTGCAATGAAGATGATCGATAAGG ATAACTAG
- the LOC131699621 gene encoding toll-like receptor 2 yields the protein MPIIHLTLVLFLLYASRTLFVKGVCMFDEEGSHCTCQTEDIRDLMGLLICAQAEVFEIQNGYLGISPNSDFLSTFGRQDDFRQMIGMLNMLPVNKIIFKHVTVSNVFLSPLLSVLPNTNIREIVLINSTVEDNQKPIVLLLPSSLLTSVTVVNGSLPSSYLLPNSSYLHSWVMSSIKKAVLVQSQVSQLECRFIRHLKSLEELDLSENELNDGFIDLTECPDAFKKLSILKLSHNRFQTYKDVCHSLENLTSLVDLDLSHNNFSVPPSACSWHQMFGVFNLSDTKLQQIQNYLPSKVEVLDLSNNNLLLFSASPQGLRELYLSNNGLLVLPALHDMPNLQILQIDGNDLTTFSERDIEDLKQLQAVTAGRNSFHCDCSSKDTTDSLVKMSSILKDWPDDYVCDSPSLRQGTHVKDLNLSFFVCHTALVLSLICVGILIVISSIAGLVCYKVQRARKQGGGEAVMKYDNTGDLSSMTSTAK from the coding sequence atgccaatcatacatctgACCCTGGTCCTCTTCCTCCTGTATGCCTCCAGAACTCTCTTTGTTAAGGGAGTCTGTATGTTCGATGAAGAGGGAAGCCATTGCACTTGCCAAACTGAAGACATACGTGACCTGATGGGCCTCTTAATTTGTGCTCAAGCTGAGGTGTTTGAAATCCAGAATGGGTACTTGGGAATCTCGCCTAACTCTGATTTTCTCTCTACTTTTGGCAGACAAGATGATTTTAGACAAATGATTGGCATGCTAAATATGCTGCCTGTCAACAAGATCATTTTCAAACATGTTACCGTTTCCAATGTATTTTTATCACCTTTACTCTCAGTTCTTCCAAACACCAACATCCGAGAGATAGTCCTGATTAACTCCACTGTGGAAGACAATCAGAAGCCTATAGTTCTACTACTTCCATCCTCCCTTTTAACTTCTGTGACAGTTGTTAATGGGTCTCTGCCTTCCTCTTACTTGCTGCCCAACTCCTCATACCTCCACAGCTGGGTAATGTCATCAATAAAAAAGGCAGTGCTTGTCCAGTCACAAGTCTCCCAACTTGAGTGTCGATTTATCCGCCATCTGAAGAGCCTTGAAGAGCTGGACCTATCAGAAAATGAACTGAACGATGGCTTTATAGACCTTACAGAGTGCCCTGATGCCTTCAAAAAGCTGTCCATCCTCAAGCTTAGCCACAATCGATTTCAGACCTACAAAGATGTATGCCACAGTCTTGAAAACCTGACCAGTCTTGTGGACCTTGACTTGAGCCACAACAACTTCTCAGTTCCTCCGTCGGCTTGTTCTTGGCATCAGATGTTTGGGGTTTTCAACCTTTCTGACACAAAGCTACAGCAAATCCAGAACTACCTTCCGAGTAAGGTTGAAGTGTTGGACCTCAGCAATAACAACCTTCTGTTGTTCAGTGCCAGTCCGCAGGGTCTGAGAGAGCTGTACCTGTCGAACAACGGACTCCTCGTCCTGCCTGCTTTGCATGATATGCCTAATTTACAGATCTTACAAATAGATGGAAATGACCTCACAACCTTCAGTGAAAGAGACATTGAAGACTTGAAACAGCTACAGGCCGTAACAGCTGGGAGAAACAGCTTCCACTGCGACTGCAGCTCCAAAGACACAACTGATAGCCTAGTGAAGATGTCCAGCATTCTCAAAGACTGGCCAGACGACTATGTGTGTGACTCCCCTTCCTTGCGGCAAGGAACCCATGTGAAAGATCTTAATCTCTCGTTCTTTGTATGTCACACAGCCTTGGTTCTCAGCCTGATATGTGTTGGCATCTTAATTGTAATATCTTCTATTGCTGGGCTTGTCTGTTACAAGGTCCAGAGGGCTAGGAAACAAGGGGGTGGAGAAGCAGTAATGAAATATGACAACACAGGTGATTTGAGCTCAATGACTAGCACAGCAAAGTGA